A segment of the Branchiostoma floridae strain S238N-H82 chromosome 10, Bfl_VNyyK, whole genome shotgun sequence genome:
AGGAAACTGAAAGGAGAAGAGACTGAAAGCCCTGCAGAGGCCCAAACTGAGACAGCTGaagaagaagcatgtaccaaCACTTCACACCAAGAGGCACCTACGGGCAGTACTGAAGAGGTGGAAGCTACAGGGGCTGGAGTAGTAGCTGCAACTGAGGCACCTACTGAGGCAATAGAAACTAGCATGGAAGGAGAAGAGTTGGCCACTGATGCTGTACACAAAGTAAGGGAAGAGGTAAACACCATCTCCTGGATCGCTGCTATTCTGTGTATGAAGGGCACTATAATGAAGTAGTTTTTCACACTAAAGATATTTGTGAACAAAAtggcactgtccttggtgctgataagCCCTCATGTTACTGATATACGCCCTGTCATAACGTTAACAGTACGTCTTTGTCTGGTATTTGGTGACCTTTAATGTTGCTTTCTGTCGTCTGTAAAACTAACAAGTCTTCATCACAAccctgctgtccttggtgctgaaagtccTTCAGTTTGCCCTGATGCACTTACAGATACACATAGGGTAATGGTATTGTTAAGTTGTAATTTGTattcaaataaacatttttttacttaCGAGTACATGTATTGTCCTCTGAATTACACTTTCAGGCACCGCAAGAGCCGGAGACCGGTCTGGACGTACTCAGATCAAAGGCTGCTGAACTGCTACAGGAGGAAACACCTCAACAAGCATGGCTGATCCTTACTGTCCTGGAGAAAATGTTGAGGTATGTGTTGAGAAGAAACGTGGATAAAACCTGACTATTGGGTTTTGAGCCGTATGACAATTACATTCAAAATTACCATGGGTGTGTGATAGCACCAAGTGTTGTTGGTTTGTCTCTTATCATTTGAAGCGCCTATCTAACTTCTGATGCTTGAAGACCAACTCAACAGGATTGCAAAAAGTAATAGATAGACTTACATGTACGTTTGATACTGTACACTCTGTGGTTTCTTGACATCTACACCTTTATCCTACCAAGGGATGTTGTGGACAACTCCAGGGATGAGACGTCACGCCATGTTCGCCATCTTCTTCCGCCAAGCGCCCTGAGTCTTCTCGTGGCTGCAGGGTGTGTCCAGGTAAGGGTCCGTCAGATTGCAATCTTATGCTGTCTAAAATCATTGGAGTACAACATTGACAGAATCAAACACAGAAATCTTTGTTCACATTACATTTGACTACACATTGTTAACTCCGCATGTATTCACACTTCTGTATTTCACGTACGTATTAAACCAGGTGGAGAATATGATCATCTTCCCGACAGAGATGGAATTGCTGCATGAAGCTCTGGAGGTCGTTGTGGAATCTCACAGGTGAGTAATATGTAAGAGATAACTGCATACTGTCTTTCTACGGACATGAATAGacaagaaatatttcagaaggATAATCATATTATAGTTTACATTTCTATCACATTAGCAGTAGAATTGTACTGAAAACTTTTTCGTCGTTCTCAGGAAACTGACGGAAACGAAATCAGACATTAAAGAAGAGCCTGGGATGTTCGTTGCGGGAGCAAGTGAAGTGGTAAATAACTTCTATCCTCAAAGTATCAAATGAGTCTTACATAAATCATTTCATTCCCGATTTTCTTTTGCATACTTCTTCTCATTAACTCATCTTCTATGTAAACTAAGAGTAACTTACTCTGCTTTACGTTAGTCACAGGACGAAGGAATAACTCAGGAGGCACACGCAGCCCCACAAGAATCAAGTGCAAACACAGAAGGTATGTAAAATAACACAATACGTCTTGGCATGGTGATGTTCACGTAGATCGTCCAATGTcttctcgcccccccccccttccattTCAGACTCTTATACATCTCTGTCATTTTTCTATCATACTAAGTCATATTAGCGGATTGGTTGTGTGAAGAATGCTATAAAACGTCCATGGTTCTGTTTTGCAGCCATGTGTTTCAACTCTGTGCACGGCACCGCAGTCCTGCTGACCAAAGACAGGAGCGTGGCCCGGCTTCTGCTGGACTCCTCCAAGCCTGGGAGCGGCATAGTCTTCAGCGACAGGCCCGTTGTTGTCGATGAAAAAGTCTCCATAGAGCTCACCGAGTACTGGTACGATCGGAAGGGATCCAGCAAAGGAGACCTGGTTCTCGGAGTGACAACGGTCGACCCGTTCACACTTGAGTCCGCCAATCTCCCTCCGAACGCCATACCCCATCTCACAAACAGGGAAGGCTACTGGGCGATGCGGATCAGGAGACAGCGCATAGTGCCGGGTGATGTGATGACGGTGTTTGTCAGCAGTGTAGGGAACCTGATGTACTCCGTCAATGATAAAGACAAGGGAGTTCTCATCCCCGACCTGCCCACTGATCAGCCACTGTGGGTGATGATGGACATGGACGGAGGAGTCACTGCTCTAACATTCGTCCAGAAAGGTATACAAGGTTTTGTTCATACACTATGTTTGTACATATTGCATGTAGCAAATGTCATGGACTACTGTGAAAGCTATCCATGCTCAAGTTGCATAAATTTAGGAAATGAAATAGATGTGTTAGAATTATATCAACTGATGCTTATCATCTTAGAGATTTTGGTCTACTTTTTCCTTTGGTTTACTTTTGTTCTTTCTATTTACAGATGACAAGGATTCTGACACGTCGTCTTCGCCGGCTGATGTAGTGGAGGAGGAAAAGCTTGGCGCCACACCATTCGCGGTGGATTCTGATCTGTATGATCCAATGGGAGACGTCCCTCTTCCTGACACACATGCTCATCTGCAGCCACAGGATGAGAAGGTACGCAAAGATCATTCATGTAATGGTAGCTTTTGTTTACTCACCTCGGGTGCATTGACAGTTATAGAAACTTTTCGCCGAATAAATTTGTGCTCCAAATTTACATACTAGATAAACagaaatgtataatgtatattttcCCTCTAAGCCTAAGCCATCGGAAGCTACATCTGCACCACCAGAAGAAGAAAAGTCAGACGATTCTCCTGAGGAGGAAGTGGATCTAAACAGCATGACAAAAGAGGAACGCATGGACTTCATCATGAAGATGCAGGGAGAGGAGGTATGGTTTTCATATTTTTCAGTAAAGAGCCAAAAGTTTACTACCaaatgtttatgtgtgtttgtatgtatgcttTGTCCCTGTCGTATTAAGGAGTATCTCAACGATCAAAAGAGATATGTACCTTCTTTTACTACAGTTTTCCCTGGAGGAGAAGACCGGACTCCTTAAGGTGTGTGTTGATGTGATCAAAGAGGATGAGACAATGGAACAGGCCAAGACGTCTCTCAAGTACCTACTGAACCGGATGAGGTCAGACAAGTCCATTCCATATCATTTCTCATTCAGAACCATACTTTTATATATTCTTGATCAAATTTTGCGTCATGCATTAAGCTATGTTGAAGTAATGTTTATTTCCAAATGATGCTAATCTTTGTGATACTGAACAGATTACAAATACGAAATTTCTCATACCATATCATTGAttttcaatcagaatttcaGTATCATTATAACTATGGTTTGTTGGGTCGTTATAGCTATTTGAATAAAAGTGAATAAACGTGAACATTTTCATTCATATATCCCACTACAGTAACCTGTTAAACAACCCTGATGATGAGCGGTACAGACAGGTGTACATCCGATCCGGCACGTTCTGGGACGCCATGCGGCCAAGGTCGGCACAGCAGTTCATGGTGGCCGCGGGATGGGTGCAGGTAGGGGGTGTTGTCTTTGTCTATACAAAATATGTATGAAATTTGTTTGAACAAACATAATATTGCAATCAAATCGTAAACATCACTCATTCATTGATGCAATCGGTCAATTATTGCAATACGTTAATACAGAAATATTTGCATTCGAGAAAACTACAAATGACGAAAAAGCCCGGGGCTATTTTTGCATGTTCAATGTACCTATCTGTGCCATCGTAAAagcatctgttacctgaattccAGGTCGGAGACAACATGGTGTTTCCCAACTACTACGATGCACTGATAAAGCCTGCTGTGGATGTGCTGAACGAATGTCTGAGGTGAGCATTATCACTGAAAGTATTCTACTTGCATTCTGCACTACACTACCGTGGTGAAGCTAGTTTACcgttatccgcggggtaacctatatccgttgtatctatAAACAGAGTATTAatggatatgaagtcgacggatggtTGTTCCAAATTGTATTTGTTAAAAAAtattattacagtttgaaaccaccgtccgtcgacttagtatccctaaataccctgtttttaatacaacggatataggttaccaaacgaataaaggtgaatcaTTATTAACCGATTGAAAACCTTCATCATTCTGCCCGAGTGCATTGTCAGAAAACAATCCTTATTATAGCCTTTTTGAATTGGGAAAAGGGTTTGTAACATGTCTTTCTGCTGTTCGTAGTACCTTCCCCATGGAGCCGATCTCGCTGTACGGAAGGAAAGACCCGGTGGGTGATGCGGAGCGAGCTCCCGACACTACAGCAGTGGAAGGTACGATCTCAGCGAAATAGGAATATTGCTGGGTAAAGAAGCACTAAGCACCGTGAAGAGATTTTTTCGGTCATTTTTATACTCTTTAGATGTGTACATTGTCTAGATATTTACAAGGTACAGTATGCTATGTAGAAAGATGATACACTTGCAGTATCGTCGATATGACATTTTGCATCACAAAagcatttttgtacttttcactAGGTATGACGTTCAATGAGGTACATGGTAGCGCCATCACGCTCTCAGATGACGGCCGGACGGCCACGCACAGTGACGGCTCAACCGACATAAGCAGCACCATTACCTTTAGCGCAAAGCAAATAAAAGCCAACGATGAGGTGTTTGTAAAGATGTCTGAACACACTACACCAGTGTCTGACGGCATGTTTCACGTCGGCATTACGACCCTGGATCCTTCCACATTGAACCTAGATGACCTACCAAAGGAAGTCTCTAACCTGAAAAGCTCGGACGGTTTCTGGCTCTGGTCGCTTGACGACAGCCTGACCGGTGAAGGCCGTGTCCTGAAGCTGTCCGTGAGCTGTACAGGAAACCTGACGTACTGTGTGGACAGCAAGCCTCCTGGAGGATTCATCAGCAACATCCCGACAGACCAGCCTCTCTGGGTCATTCTGGTCCTACAAGGACGGGTCGGGGAAGTGACATTCGTTTATGAAGGTGAGTAATAAAAGGTCTAGTGATTCAGTACTTAATCACAGCGGTTCTGTAAGCAGACGGTTATGTTCAGAATACTAAGAGCAATGTTACAGCTAAGGAATCGCACTCCAAGTCCTTTCTGACTCGAGATAAAGAGCATGATTTAGCTCCGTGGATGCGATGTCTTTCAATCCTTCTACATCATGTTTTACAAATACGTATCCATGCAAGTGAGTTCTAATGGGACACTGTCTTATTCAGATGAAGCAGCACCAACGCATGCAGCGACTGGCGCCCATGACGAGAATACTAGTGGATATCCATGGGACACTGAGGAAGATGACCTCTATGACATGGAGCCCAGCATACCGACATGTGAGTCGTCTCCATGCTAGGCTGTAAGCTTATAAAGCATTAAGTAGACTTGgggtgttttgtgtatttcttaTTACTTAGAAAAAAGATCATACAGTACAATGAAATGCTTATCTGACTCTTTTGCCTTTAACAGACAAGGGAGCAAGTTCTAATGGTGCTCAACCACCGGAGAAATCTGAGGAAGAGAAAGAGGTGAGCATAGCATAAATCGTTACTATTCATTGCAAAAATCGCATTTTCTGTTGTTTATTTACACATGAAACTTTACTTATGTTAAATATATAGATCACCACGAAGTTTCCAAATGGAATAACTATTAAACAACTGTATCAATTTAGCAGCGTTGGAAATGCGAGACAGGGGTAGCAATAAGCGTACATCTGCCTAAAGTTTTGGATACTCTTTTTCTATCAGGCGTTCCTCCGGGAAAAAGTCCCGATCCTTGAAGCATGTGTTGACGTCATCAAGGAAGAGGCATCAGGTGATAAAGCCAGGATTGCCCTCTCGTACATTCGGATGCAAACAAGGtgaaaatacagtttttttttttaccaatattgATTACTCGAAAATACGTCTAAGGTATATTTCGTCTAACGTGATGCAGAATTGCCATATACAAGATAGTGCCAATTGCAAGAATGTAGGTATTACACTCCTTTGAAAGTTCCACGAAGTTGTCTGGTCATGATGTTTCTAGCACAAATAGGTAATTCACATGCCCAAAATGTAATCGGTTGAAAAGTTTGTCGAAAAGTTTATTGGCCTTTGTTCCATTTTTTTGACATGCCAGTCATAACAGGTGTTTTAATTTTACATATCTTTGATTTTACAGGAAAATTTTAAACCGACCAAGCAGTGATGAGGTGAGAACCATCCATATGAGAGACAGGATGTTTCTCCTCGCCGCTGCAGCCGCCACCCAGTCTGTCGTGCAGTTCATGACCGCTGCTGGCTGGATCATTGTAAGTTCAAAGTTCATTGTAAATAAAAGAACGGCATCGTCCCTGTTGCGTCGCCAAAAAGGAATATGGCACTGATGCTAGTAGTAGCtattagtacattgtatttgacaTTGCCTGCATTCAAGTCATGGGCGCAACTTGTCCTTTTTCATGCGTAAGAAATTTACACTTGTCATATTACTAttacagtaacgttatatcaataaACTGAAACGTCACAACCAGATGGTGGTTAACAATTGCTTTACACTTTACTTCTGGAGATGTCGCCAGGTGGCCTGTGAATATTTGATACCCTAGCCAAGCCCACCGATTTGAAAATCCCTTACCCTATAGTTTACTGAATGTGAGTCTCTTTGTGAAATGTTACTAAC
Coding sequences within it:
- the LOC118424360 gene encoding uncharacterized protein LOC118424360 codes for the protein MCFNSVHGTAVLLTKDRSVARLLLDSSKPGSGIVFSDRPVVVDEKVSIELTEYWYDRKGSSKGDLVLGVTTVDPFTLESANLPPNAIPHLTNREGYWAMRIRRQRIVPGDVMTVFVSSVGNLMYSVNDKDKGVLIPDLPTDQPLWVMMDMDGGVTALTFVQKDDKDSDTSSSPADVVEEEKLGATPFAVDSDLYDPMGDVPLPDTHAHLQPQDEKPKPSEATSAPPEEEKSDDSPEEEVDLNSMTKEERMDFIMKMQGEEFSLEEKTGLLKVCVDVIKEDETMEQAKTSLKYLLNRMSNLLNNPDDERYRQVYIRSGTFWDAMRPRSAQQFMVAAGWVQVGDNMVFPNYYDALIKPAVDVLNECLSTFPMEPISLYGRKDPVGDAERAPDTTAVEGMTFNEVHGSAITLSDDGRTATHSDGSTDISSTITFSAKQIKANDEVFVKMSEHTTPVSDGMFHVGITTLDPSTLNLDDLPKEVSNLKSSDGFWLWSLDDSLTGEGRVLKLSVSCTGNLTYCVDSKPPGGFISNIPTDQPLWVILVLQGRMKQHQRMQRLAPMTRILVDIHGTLRKMTSMTWSPAYRHTREQVLMVLNHRRNLRKRKRRSSGKKSRSLKHVLTSSRKRHQVIKPGLPSRTFGCKQGENTENFKPTKQ